In one Chelmon rostratus isolate fCheRos1 chromosome 7, fCheRos1.pri, whole genome shotgun sequence genomic region, the following are encoded:
- the LOC121609387 gene encoding uncharacterized protein LOC121609387, with protein MDKVISLLVLSALTQLVAPQAPSVTSFRAVIEMVSGESRIFSGQSVRLKCSIPDSHKSTWGYQWFRGSEQLPQSGEYFLLWKAHVKESGKFYCQGVRDTVVGNIHTLQSLPIEINVDGGFAILRAPPHPGLVGGTLMVTCHVRGSPRLHELILYKDGVEVMRQEGLSPHFYLTNLTMEDTGMYSCRASWDANRRTHSVMSVNTPVQVLELLSQPVLEIVADNDLIPAKMIKLICHLQYNAPPPAPPLHYYFYKNNNRLGVATSENHDLVKRTPGQYSCKARVPELGLSRWSEPKSFGQVTGPQMMMPPVPPHRAPWPSKPISPPELSLPPAAEPTAHRPSTQRSTATPAFIQSTEVSTKSSGPLPKPSQPAPGTLLSTVRSAVTETANRPEESGDMSGESGDMPEESGDVPEVSGDMSPDSPHTVPS; from the exons ATGGACAAGGTCATTTCCCTCCTTG TTCTTTCAGCACTCACACAGCTTGTAGCACCTCAGG CCCCCTCTGTGACCTCATTCAGAGCTGTAATTGAGATGGTGTCAGGGGAATCAAGGATCTTCTCTGGGCAGAGTGTCCGGCTGAAATGCAGCATTCCCGATAGCCACAAGTCCACCTGGGGTTACCAGTGGTTCAGGGGATCCGAGCAGCTCCCCCAGTCGGGGGAGTACTTCCTCCTGTGGAAAGCCCATGTTAAAGAGAGTGGGAAATTTTACTGCCAGGGTGTGAGGGACACAGTGGTGGGAAATATACACACCCTCCAAAGTCTGCCTATAGAGATCAACGTCGATG GAGGGTTTGCTATCCTGCGAGCCCCACCTCATCCCGGACTTGTTGGAGGCACCTTGATGGTCACGTGTCATGTCCGAGGATCACCCAGACTTCACGAGTTGATTCTGTACAAAGATGGCGTTGAAGTTATGAGACAAGAGGGCCTCAGTCCGCATTTCTACCTGACCAACTTGACCATGGAGGACACGGGAATGTATTCTTGTAGGGCTTCCTGGGACGCAAACAGACGTACGCACTCTGTAATGTCAGTCAACACTCCAGTGCAGGTCTTAG agctTCTGTCGCAGCCAGTTTTGGAGATTGTTGCAGACAATGACTTGATTCCAGCCAAAATGATTAAGCTCATCTGCCACCTCCAATACAACGCCCCACCTCCAGCCCCTCCACTGCACTACTATTTCTACAAGAATAACAACCGACTGGGAGTAGCAACCTCTGAGAACCATGATCTAGTTAAACGGACTCCAGGCCAGTACAGCTGCAAGGCCAGAGTGCCTGAGTTGGGCCTCTCCAGGTGGAGTGAGCCAAAAAGCTTTGGACAAGTGACAG GGCCACAGATGATGATGCCTCCAGTTCCTCCTCACAGAGCCCCATGGCCTTCAAAGCCAATCTCACCCCCAgagctctccctccctcctgcagctgaGCCAACAGCACACCGGCCCTCCACTCAACGATCCACCGCAACTCCTGCTTTCATTCAGTCAACTGAAGTGAGCACGAAGTCCTCAGGTCCTCTGCCGAAGCCTTCGCAGCCAGCACCAGGCACTCTCCTATCTACAGTCCGGTCTGCTGTCACAGAAACAGCCAACCGACCTGAGGAATCTGGTGATATGTCTGGAGAATCTGGTGACATGCCCGAGGAATCTGGTGACGTGCCCGAGGTATCTGGTGACATGTCTCCAGACTCTCCACACACTGTCCCATCTTGA
- the sptssb gene encoding serine palmitoyltransferase small subunit B produces MNFKNFREYLAWLYYQYLLITGIYVLEPWEKSIFNSILFSAIAMVIYTSYVFVPIHVRLALEFFSGIFGGQPESTMALMN; encoded by the coding sequence ATGAACTTCAAGAATTTTAGGGAGTACCTGGCTTGGCTGTACTACCAGTACCTGCTCATCACCGGCATCTATGTCCTGGAACCCTGGGAAAAGTCCATTTTCAACTCCATCCTCTTCTCCGCAATCGCCATGGTGATCTACACCTCATACGTCTTCGTGCCAATCCACGTGCGCCTCGCACTGGAGTTTTTCTCTGGGATCTTCGGCGGCCAGCCTGAGAGCACCATGGCACTCATGAACTAA
- the otol1b gene encoding otolin 1b — protein sequence MRIISCQSTLVAVVVVTLTVVSCIEAKTTQKPKYQYTKKPIPQITVHSPVTTSMPKTQKILPSAKPVVHQPPPTTDRTTYPSQVFPKYYTENTEAPGVGPENYTLDYNECYFNFCECCPPERGPRGPKGDRGLAGPPGETGLTGATGSPGPPGVSGPMGLKGDKAEKGDRGSSGTAGPPGVPGKPGQKGDVGSKGEKGEIGLQGIRGGTGEKGEPGQNGTAGEKGEPGKEGPAGPPGVAVESGPKGDKGDKGECGTFGERGPKGERGDSGPPGIPGVMGIPGINGKHGSPGPVGVRGDPGPPGAQGEPGVRGAQGPQGIRGMPGPKGDRGYPGMRGERGFRGFKGAKGSGIPQKRSAFSVGISPRKSFPPSGFPIRFDKVFYNEENHFNVTSNSFTCVHAGVYVFSFHITVRNQPLRATLVVNGSRRVRTRDSLYGQDIDQASTLVVLRLAVGDQVWMETFRDWNGAYASSEDDSIFSGFLLYSDKA from the exons ATGAGGATTATCTCCTGTCAGTCGACCCTTGTGGCTGTAGTTGTGGTAACACTCACTGTGGTGTCCTGCATTGAAGCTAAGACTACACAGAAGCCGAAGTACCAGTACACCAAGAAACCCATCCCTCAGATCACCGTTCACAGCCCTGTGACCACCAGCATGCCTAAGACTCAAAAGATATTGCCAAGTGCAAAACCTGTGGTGCACCAGCCGCCGCCCACCACAGACAGGACCACCTATCCCAGCCAAGTCTTTCCAAAGTACTACACAGAGAACACTGAGGCCCCTGGTGTTGGCCCTGAGAACTACACCCTTGACTACAATGAGTGTTACTTCAACTTCTGTGAGTGCTGTCCACCTGAGAGAGGCCCCAGGGGGCCAAAAGGAGACAGGGGCCTGGCAG GGCCGCCAGGAGAAACAGGTCTTACAGGAGCAACTGGCTCTCCAGGACCACCTGGAGTGAGTGGTCCTATGGGGTTAAAAGGAGATAAAG CGGAAAAAGGTGACAGAGGAAGCAGTGGGACCGCTGGACCACCAGGAGTCCCAGGAAAACCAGGCCAAAAAG GTGATGTGGGCTCAAAAGGTGAGAAAGGTGAAATAGGGTTGCAAGGTATCAGAGGTGGTACTGGGGAGAAAGGGGAACCTGGCCAGAATGGGACTGCTGGTGAGAAAGGAGAACCAGGAAAAGAGGGGCCAGCTGGACCTCCAGGAGTGGCTGTTGAATCAGGTCCAAAGGGAGACAAGGGGGATAAGGGGGAGTGTGGCACATTTGGGGAGAGAGGACCAAAAGGTGAGCGAGGGGATTCTGGGCCTCCTGGTATCCCAGGGGTGATGGGCATTCCAGGAATAAATGGCAAGCATGGTTCTCCAGGTCCTGTAGGTGTCCGAGGGGACCCGGGACCTCCTGGCGCACAAGGAGAACCAGGAGTTAGAGGAGCTCAGGGACCACAAGGCATAAGAGGCATGCCTGGGCCAAAAGGGGACAGAGGTTACCCTGGGATGAGAGGTGAGCGGGGCTTTCGTGGATTCAAGGGAGCGAAGGGATCAGGGATTCCTCAAAAACGCTCAGCCTTCAGTGTAGGTATCTCTCCAAGAAagtccttccctccctctggcTTCCCGATCCGCTTCGACAAAGTCTTCTACAATGAGGAGAACCACTTCAACGTCACTTCAAACAGCTTCACATGCGTCCATGCCGGGGTTTACGTCTTCTCCTTCCACATCACCGTACGCAATCAACCACTGCGAGCCACACTGGTGGTGAACGGGTCACGGCGGGTAAGGACACGGGACTCTCTGTATGGTCAAGACATCGACCAGGCGTCCACTCTGGTGGTGCTGCGGTTGGCGGTGGGTGATCAGGTGTGGATGGAGACGTTTAGAGACTGGAACGGGGCGTACGCCAGCAGTGAAGATGACAGCATCTTCTCTGGATTCCTGCTTTACTCAGACAAGGCCTGA
- the LOC121608691 gene encoding rab5 GDP/GTP exchange factor-like produces MMSQRRGIHLDQSELLCKKGCGFYGNNAWQGLCSKCWREENQREKQKQIQEDWALAERLQREEEEAYASRHQKAQSQSTITPFSKFEERKTKEKSSKVHTVTKFFTPSTKTPPKKDASPFDAQSSPSPSSSASRHSSVDSDHATREFIDFLKPLKSGREIFKQCRAFTESMVYKRDMGADELSECVQDFYQNLSDRLQTQFKGSSDHVESVMDEVEKYMMTRLYKEVFCPETTDDEKKDLAIQKRIRALHWVTIEMLCVPVDEEIPEVSDSVVKAITDVIEMDSKRVPKDKLACITRCSKHIFNAIKISKKEAASADDFLPTLIYIVLKANPPRLQSNIQYITRFCNPSRLMTGEDGYYFTNLCCAVAFIEKLDGQSLNLSSEEFELYMSGQASPHWPQATEASSCSPGSAALNQVHKRLDLLTGLGERQERVMEKARQLESDLIDWTDEVEQKVQSALESFPPETQNPTATTASGTTSAASSAIDADNVENELLPPPLQPQVFAG; encoded by the exons ATGATGAGCCAGCGGCGTGGGATCCatctggaccaatcagagctgctTTGCAAGAAAGGATGTGGTTTTTATGGCAACAATGCTTGGCAGGGCCTGTGCTCGAAGTGCTGGCGAGAGGAAAATCAGcgagaaaagcaaaaacagattcAAGAAGACTGGGCACTCGCTGAGag gctgcagagagaggaagaggaagcatATGCAAGCAGACATCAGAAGGCCCAATCACAGTCTACCATCACACCCTTCAGCAAGtttgaggaaagaaaaactAAGGAAAAGTCCAGCAAGGtccacacagtcacaaagtTTTTTACTCCTTCCACTAAAACACCACCAAAAAAAG ATGCTTCTCCTTTTGATGCACAGTCCAGCCCAAGCCCCAGCTCCTCTGCAAGCCGGCATTCCTCTGTGGACAGTGACCATGCAACGCGAGAGTTCATTGATTTTCTCAAGCCACTGAAGTCTGGCAGGGAGATCTTCAAACAGTGCCGGGCCTTCACAGAGAGCATGGTCTACAAGCGG GACATGGGTGCTGATgagctgtcagagtgtgtgcAGGACTTTTACCAGAACCTCTCAGACCGCCTCCAGACCCAGTTCAAAG GTTCGTCAGATCATGTGGAGAGCGTTATGGATGAAGTAGAGAAGTACATGATGACTCGTCTCTACAAGGAAGTCTTCTGTCCTGAGACCACAGATGACGAGAAGAAAGACCTGGCCATTCAGAAGAGAATCAG AGCCTTGCATTGGGTCACCATTGAGATGCTGTGTGTTCCTGTAGATGAGGAGATCCCTGAGGTGTCTGATAGTGTAGTCAAAGCTATCACAG ATGTGATTGAAATGGATTCGAAGCGCGTGCCTAAGGACAAGCTGGCGTGCATCACTCGCTGCAGCAAGCACATCTTCAACGCCATCAAAATCAGCAAGAAAGAGGCTGCGTCTGCGGATGACTTCCTCCCCACGCTCATCTACATTGTGCTGAAAGCAAACCCTCCGAGACTGCAGTCCAACATCCAATATATCACCCGCTTCTGCAACCCCAGCAGACTCATGACTGGAGAGGATGGTTACTACTTCACTAATCTG TGCTGTGCGGTGGCCTTCATCGAGAAGCTGGACGGCCAGTCTCTGAACCTAAGCTCTGAGGAGTTTGAGCTCTACATGTCAGGCCAGGCATCCCCCCACTGGCCACAGGCCACTGAagcttcctcctgctccccaGGCAGCGCAGCTCTCAATCAGGTCCACAAACGGCTGGACCTGCTAACAGGGCTTGGGGAAAGGCAGGAGCGGGTCATGGAGAAGGCCCGGCAGCTGGAGAGCGACCTCATCGACTGGACGGACGAAGTGGAGCAGAAGGTGCAGAGTGCTCTGGAGAGCTTTCCACCAGAGACCCAAAACCCCACTGCAACCACAGCTAGTGGGACAACATCCGCAGCATCATCAGCAATCGACGCTGATAACGTTGAGAATGAGCTCCTGCCCCCGCCACTGCAGCCGCAAGTGTTTGCTGGTTGA